The Desmonostoc muscorum LEGE 12446 genome includes a region encoding these proteins:
- a CDS encoding type II toxin-antitoxin system VapC family toxin, with product MTYQYLLDTNIISDLVRHPQGLVFQRIATVGENSICTSIIVACELRFGAAKSGSPRLVQQLESILEVLSILSLEPPVDHHYAAIRKYLEQAGTPISPNDLLIAAHALSLNLTLVTANVREFGRLPALRLENWLL from the coding sequence ATGACTTATCAATACCTGCTCGATACCAACATCATTTCAGATTTAGTTAGACACCCTCAAGGTTTGGTATTCCAGCGGATCGCAACCGTAGGGGAAAACTCAATTTGTACTAGCATTATTGTGGCGTGTGAACTACGATTTGGTGCAGCTAAGAGCGGCTCCCCTCGTCTTGTTCAGCAACTAGAAAGCATCCTTGAAGTGTTGTCGATTCTGTCCCTAGAACCTCCTGTGGATCACCACTATGCAGCAATTCGTAAATACTTAGAACAAGCGGGAACACCCATCAGCCCTAATGACTTACTGATTGCTGCCCATGCCTTGTCCCTTAATCTGACGCTTGTTACGGCAAATGTCCGTGAATTTGGGCGCTTACCTGCCTTAAGGCTAGAAAACTGGCTTCTTTGA
- a CDS encoding antitoxin, with translation MPNSCHVYLSRNGQNQVLTIPDEFALPGTEVLLRKEGNRLIIEPICPSSLLSLLATLEEITENFPDVDEELLPLDDITL, from the coding sequence ATGCCAAACTCATGCCATGTTTATCTCTCACGCAATGGGCAAAATCAAGTTTTAACCATTCCTGATGAATTTGCCCTACCCGGTACAGAAGTTTTGTTACGCAAAGAAGGAAATCGATTAATCATCGAACCAATTTGCCCCAGTTCTCTCCTTTCATTACTTGCCACATTGGAAGAAATTACAGAAAATTTTCCTGACGTAGATGAGGAGCTACTACCACTTGATGACATTACGCTTTAG